A window from Citrus sinensis cultivar Valencia sweet orange chromosome 5, DVS_A1.0, whole genome shotgun sequence encodes these proteins:
- the LOC102615977 gene encoding tetrahydroberberine oxidase-like isoform X1 produces the protein MKPHHSFFCPKILPVTFILLLSFFGESLAENHENFLKCLSLQSDTISKVIYTQNNSSYSSVLESSIQNLVYSAPTKPKPLFIITPFHVSEIQATVKCSKKYGLQIRVRSGGHDHDALSSVSYVPFIIVDLINFSEVSVDAEEKTAWVQSGATVGQLNYRIAEKSQNLLAFPVGTCPTVGVGGHLSGGGFGPLLRKYGAAADHVVDAHMIDVKGRFLNRESMGEDLFWAIRGGGGASFGIIVSWKINLVAVPSTVTVFAIPRTLEQNATKLLNKWQYIADRVHEDLFISPILFRMNSTMVSIFTSLFLGGIDRLLPLMQESFPELGLTKQDCKEMSFIESVVYLDGFGISESANVDVLLSRNFPKKSFKGKADYLTEPIPEEAFQGIYDIFFEEDEKTIGLLQFFPYGGKISEISEPEIPYPHRAGNIYTLLYFVDWGQDTTNEAFQRHDNMIKKLFNYTTPYVTKNPRSAYINYRDLDIGANSNEGPISVEEASVWGKKYFKNNFYRLVHVKTMVDPDNFFRNEQSIPPFRLLKDEL, from the exons ATGAAGCCGCATCACTCTTTCTTTTGCCCAAAAATTCTCCCAGTTACTTTTATTCttctattatctttttttgggGAGAGTTTAGctgaaaatcatgaaaattttcttaaatgtCTTTCTCTACAATCCGACACCATCTCTAAAGTGATTTACACCCAAAACAACTCTTCATATTCATCAGTATTGGAGTCTTCGATACAAAATCTTGTATACTCAGCACCCACGAAACCAAAACCTCTATTCATCATCACTCCATTTCACGTATCCGAAATCCAAGCAACCGTTAAATGCTCCAAAAAATATGGCCTACAAATTAGAGTTCGAAGTGGAGGTCATGATCACGACGCTCTTTCTTCTGTTTCCTATGTTCCATTTATCATCGTcgatttgataaattttagcGAAGTCAGTGTCGATGCAGAAGAAAAGACGGCATGGGTTCAATCTGGTGCTACCGTTGGCCAACTTAATTATAGAATTGCTGAGAAGAGTCAAAATCTGTTGGCCTTTCCGGTCGGAACTTGCCCTACTGTGGGCGTTGGTGGACACTTAAGTGGTGGTGGCTTTGGTCCTTTGTTGCGTAAATACGGTGCTGCTGCAGATCATGTAGTTGATGCTCACATGATTGATGTCAAAG GTAGATTTCTGAATAGAGAATCAATGGGAGAAGATCTGTTTTGGGCCATTCGCGGAGGCGGAGGAGCTAGCTTTGGAATCATTGTTTCATGGAAAATAAATCTAGTCGCTGTTCCATCAACTGTGACTGTATTTGCTATCCCAAGAACCTTGGAACAAAATGCAACAAAGCTGCTTAACAAATGGCAGTACATTGCAGATAGAGTCCATGAAGATTTATTCATCTCACCCATCTTATTCAGAATGAATTCAACCATGGTCTCTATATTCACATCCTTATTTCTTGGTGGGATTGATAGGCTACTTCCATTGATGCAGGAGAGCTTCCCCGAGCTCGGTTTGACTAAACAAGACTGCAAAGAAATGAGCTTCATTGAATCTGTCGTCTATCTTGATGGATTCGGAATTAGTGAGTCAGCTAATGTGGATGTATTGCTCAGTAGGAATTTTCCCAAAAAATCTTTCAAAGGAAAAGCAGACTATTTGACAGAGCCAATTCCTGAAGAAGCTTTCCAAGgaatttatgatatattttttgaagagGACGAGAAAACCATCGGCCTTCTACAATTTTTTCCTTATGGTGGGAAAATTAGTGAGATTTCGGAGCCAGAAATTCCATACCCACATAGAGCTGGCAACATATACACACTTCTATACTTTGTGGACTGGGGACAAGACACAACTAATGAAGCATTTCAAAGGCATGATAATATGATCAAAAAGTTGTTCAATTATACGACTCCCTATGTAACCAAAAATCCTCGATCTGCATATATTAACTACAGAGATCTTGATATCGGAGCAAATAGCAACGAAGGCCCAATAAGTGTCGAAGAAGCCAGCGTTTGGggcaaaaaatatttcaagaaCAATTTCTACAGGTTGGTGCATGTGAAAACCATGGTCGATCCTGATAATTTCTTCAGAAATGAACAAAGCATTCCCCCTTTCCGCTTGTTGAAAGATGAATTGTGA